TTGGGGGTGTTGATACCCGCTGCTGGTGCCGGCATTATGGGGGTATTTTTGCTGGCTCTGGGGCGGGCCCTGGGCGAGACCATGGCCGTGACTATGGTGATCGGCAACGCTAACCAGCTCAGTCCCTCCCTGCTGGCCCCGGCCAATACCCTGGCCTCCTTGTTGGTGAACCAATTTACCGAAGCCCGCGGTATGCAAATCTCGGCCCTGATGTATGCGGGTCTAGTGCTGCTGCTGATCAGCAGCCTGCTGGTGAATCTGCTGGCTGACTGGATCGTCAGGGGTGCCCACCACCGCTCCCGACGATGACAGGCCTTGTGCTCACGGCCTTAGCGGCAGCCTGCACGGTGCTCACACTGCTGCCCTTGCTGGCCATTGTGATCTATGGGGTCAGCCAGGGATGCCATCGGCTCGATGCCGCCCTGGTGACGCAATTGCCCCCTGCCGCAGGGCTAGAGGGGGGTGGCATTGGCAACGCCATTCTGGGGACGCTGATGGTGATTGGCATGGCCACACTGATCGCGGCTCCCGTGGGCATCTTGCGGGTCTACCTCTCGGAATTGGCCGGTGATACTCCCCTGACTCGGTGGATCCGTCGAGCCGCCAGGATCCTCAGCGGCGTGCCCTCCATCATTACTGGCATGGTCGCCTATGGTGTGTTGGTGGTGACTGGGGTGTTGGGATTCTCGGCCATGGCCGGGGTGGCCTTGGCCATTCTCATGCTGCCCACCCTGGTGCTGACCACCGATGCGGCCCTACAAGGGGTTCCCCAGGATCTACGCTGGGCCGCCGCCAGCCTGGGGGCCTCCGAGGCCCAAACGGTGCTGCAGATCGTGCTGCCCCAGGCTCTCCCCGGCATTGTCACGGGATTGCTGCTTGCGATCGCACGGGCCGCCGGAGAAACGGCCCCAGTCCTCTTCACCGCCCTGAATTCCTCCCTGTGGCCCCAGGGCTGGCTGGAACCCACCCCCACCCTGGCGGTCTTAATCTACGACTTTTCCACCTCGCCCTTTCCGGCCCAGCAAGAACTGGCCTGGGCCGCGGCCCTGATGCTAATCACCCTGGTGTTCATCACCAACCTGCTGCTGCGGTGGGGGTGCATCGGCGTGGATCCTGATATCGGTTTGGGGAATTAGTGGAGGGGGGATGGGGGAAGTAAGAAGGCAGAAGGCAGAAGGCAGAAAGGTCCATCGCATCCCTGCCGATGCGACGCGATCCATCACGACTCACCGATATGCCCTTCCGCAGGTCCAGGGCAGCGGTTCGACTCCGTTGCTCCTGTGG
This portion of the Halomicronema hongdechloris C2206 genome encodes:
- the pstA gene encoding phosphate ABC transporter permease PstA; the protein is MTGLVLTALAAACTVLTLLPLLAIVIYGVSQGCHRLDAALVTQLPPAAGLEGGGIGNAILGTLMVIGMATLIAAPVGILRVYLSELAGDTPLTRWIRRAARILSGVPSIITGMVAYGVLVVTGVLGFSAMAGVALAILMLPTLVLTTDAALQGVPQDLRWAAASLGASEAQTVLQIVLPQALPGIVTGLLLAIARAAGETAPVLFTALNSSLWPQGWLEPTPTLAVLIYDFSTSPFPAQQELAWAAALMLITLVFITNLLLRWGCIGVDPDIGLGN